One genomic window of Eleginops maclovinus isolate JMC-PN-2008 ecotype Puerto Natales chromosome 12, JC_Emac_rtc_rv5, whole genome shotgun sequence includes the following:
- the zgc:101858 gene encoding 3-oxoacyl-[acyl-carrier-protein] reductase FabG produces MASDDAFKVSSLRGKVTLITGASSGIGAGTSVLFAKLGALLALNGRDVENLKKISKQCTDCGAAEPLLVPGDLTDEEVVKKTVEQTISHFGRLDVLVNSAGILAMGSIETTDLAQYDKIMNINVRSVYHLTQLCVPHLIKTKGSIVNVSSVNGQRSFPGVLAYCISKSAIDQFTSCTALELAPKQVRVNSVCPGVIITDVHKRAGLNEEQYAQFLAKCKQTHALGRPGEVEEVAHAIAFLASDAASFITGVNLPVDGGRHAMCPR; encoded by the exons ATGGCCTCAGATGATGCATTCAAA GTGTCTTCCCTAAGGGGGAAAGTGACCCTGATCACAGGGGCCAGCTCGGGCATCGGGGCCGGCACCAGCGTCCTATTCGCCAAACTCGGAGCTCTGCTGGCTCTTAACGGCCGCGACGtggaaaacctgaaaaaaatatccaaaCAGTGCACTGACTGCGGAGCTGCCGAG CCCTTGCTTGTCCCTGGAGACCTCACTGATGAAGAGGTGGTGAAGAAGACGGTGGAGCAAACTATTTCTCACTTTGGCCGGCTGGACGTCCTGGTGAACAGCGCTGGTATCCTGGCCATGGGTAGCATAGAGACAACAGACCTGGCTCAGTATGACAAGATCATGAACATCAATGTCAG ATCTGTATACCACCTAACTCAGCTTTGTGTGCCCCACCTGATCAAGACCAAAGGCTCCATCGTCAACGTGTCCAGTGTCAATGGGCAGAGATCA tttccTGGTGTGCTGGCCTATTGCATCTCCAAGTCAGCCATTGATCAGTTCACAAGCTGTACAGCACTTG agcTGGCACCAAAGCAAGTCAGAGTGAATTCTGTCTG CCCTGGTGTGATCATCACTGATGTCCACAAGAGAGCGGGACTAAATGAGGAGCAGTATGCCCAG TTTCTAGCGAAATGTAAGCAGACCCATGCCCTCGGTCGCCcgggggaggtggaggaagtggCACACGCCATCGCCTTCCTGGCGTCTGATGCTGCCAGCTTCATCACTGGAGTCAACCTTCCTGTTGACGGGGGCCGCCATGCCATGTGCCCCAGATAG